One window from the genome of Pseudomonas frederiksbergensis encodes:
- a CDS encoding DUF6124 family protein: MAKITPNPPATDEHVSRAQTARNKKLDDAATRALDFYLKPTPKTETSDNPNSILRIAPDVDSECLLASLSENLASANAMISDLAFDLDGSRRRVAMGILQVIEVSELLANRALDIVEVR, translated from the coding sequence ATGGCTAAAATTACACCAAACCCGCCTGCTACAGATGAGCATGTATCTCGCGCTCAGACTGCTCGTAACAAGAAGCTTGATGATGCTGCCACCCGGGCGTTGGATTTTTATCTAAAGCCTACGCCCAAGACGGAAACGTCTGACAACCCCAACTCCATTCTCCGTATCGCCCCGGATGTTGATTCGGAATGTTTGCTTGCGAGTCTCAGCGAAAACCTGGCTTCGGCTAATGCCATGATCAGTGATTTGGCGTTTGATCTTGATGGATCGCGCCGGCGTGTTGCGATGGGGATTTTGCAGGTGATTGAGGTGAGTGAGCTGCTGGCGAATCGGGCTTTGGATATTGTTGAGGTGAGGTAG